One window of Pirellulales bacterium genomic DNA carries:
- the gatC gene encoding Asp-tRNA(Asn)/Glu-tRNA(Gln) amidotransferase subunit GatC, translated as MSLTRQDVEKVSLLGRLLLAPDELDRMTLQLGQIVGYVEQLGELNTESVEPMAHAVELKNVFRADDVRPSLERSAALANAPQHDSECYLVPAVLGE; from the coding sequence ATGTCACTCACTCGCCAAGACGTCGAAAAAGTCTCGCTGCTCGGCCGGCTTCTGCTCGCGCCGGATGAACTCGACCGCATGACGTTGCAACTCGGGCAGATCGTCGGCTACGTCGAGCAGCTTGGCGAACTCAATACCGAAAGCGTCGAGCCGATGGCCCATGCCGTGGAATTGAAAAACGTCTTTCGGGCCGACGATGTTCGCCCCTCGCTCGAACGCTCGGCCGCCCTGGCCAACGCTCCGCAGCACGATTCCGAGTGCTATCTCGTGCCGGCTGTGCTTGGCGAGTAG
- the gatA gene encoding Asp-tRNA(Asn)/Glu-tRNA(Gln) amidotransferase subunit GatA, whose product MSLTDCTAAELLADLNARRVSSVEVVKDFSARIERVDSKVKAFLRYDGDAALKQAKAIDDRRARGGSVGLLGGLPVAVKDLICARGELTTCASKMLANFRAPYDATIVEKLRAVDAVFLGRTNMDEFAMGGSNENSAFGPTHNPWNLNCIPGGSSGGAAAAVAARMATLSIGTDTGGSIRQPAGLCGVTGLKPTYGRVSRYGLVAFASSLDQIGPLARTAEDAALLLEAIAGHDPRDSTSVDAPVPKYSQTINQPLAGLKLGLVREHFGPGLDSEVEAAVREAFKVYQSLGATVKELSMPHAKYGVATYYVIAPCEASSNLARYDGVHYGYRTDVAKMNDRLAEEAKSMSAAGHSAAVDQLDNSLVRMYRQSRAEGFGAEVKRRIMLGTYALSAGYYDAYYLKALKVRRLIRGDYDAAFKQVDLIAGPVTTTPAFKIGEKMGDPLSMYLVDLYTVSANLAGVGGIVFPCGFSRSNLPIGLQLQAPPLAEERLLRAAHMFQKATDWHTRKPPL is encoded by the coding sequence ATGTCGCTGACCGATTGCACCGCCGCGGAACTGCTAGCCGATTTGAACGCTCGAAGGGTGTCATCGGTCGAAGTCGTCAAAGACTTCTCCGCTCGGATCGAACGGGTCGATTCCAAAGTCAAAGCGTTTCTTCGCTACGATGGCGATGCTGCCCTGAAACAGGCCAAAGCGATCGACGATCGTCGCGCGCGCGGCGGGAGCGTTGGCCTGCTCGGCGGTCTGCCCGTGGCCGTGAAAGATTTGATTTGTGCTCGGGGAGAACTGACGACGTGCGCCTCGAAGATGCTGGCAAACTTTCGCGCCCCATACGACGCGACGATTGTCGAAAAACTGCGAGCGGTAGATGCGGTGTTTCTCGGCCGGACGAACATGGATGAATTCGCGATGGGAGGCTCGAACGAAAATTCGGCTTTTGGCCCGACGCACAATCCGTGGAATCTCAATTGCATCCCCGGTGGTTCCAGTGGTGGAGCGGCCGCGGCCGTCGCGGCCCGAATGGCCACGCTCTCGATCGGCACCGATACTGGCGGTTCGATTCGTCAACCCGCGGGCCTCTGCGGCGTCACCGGCCTGAAACCGACCTACGGCCGAGTCAGTCGCTATGGATTGGTCGCGTTCGCCAGCAGCCTCGATCAGATTGGCCCACTGGCGCGCACAGCGGAGGATGCGGCCTTGCTGCTCGAAGCGATTGCCGGACACGATCCGCGCGATTCGACGTCGGTCGATGCCCCCGTCCCGAAGTATTCTCAAACGATCAACCAGCCACTGGCCGGATTGAAGTTGGGCCTGGTCCGCGAGCATTTCGGCCCCGGCCTCGATAGTGAAGTGGAAGCCGCGGTGCGCGAAGCGTTCAAAGTGTATCAGTCGCTCGGCGCCACGGTGAAGGAATTATCGATGCCACACGCGAAATACGGCGTGGCAACGTACTATGTTATTGCTCCCTGTGAAGCCTCAAGCAATCTTGCCAGATATGACGGCGTACACTACGGCTATCGCACCGACGTGGCGAAAATGAACGACAGGCTCGCTGAAGAAGCCAAGTCGATGTCGGCGGCGGGTCACTCGGCAGCGGTGGATCAGCTCGACAATTCGCTGGTGCGCATGTATCGCCAATCGCGGGCCGAGGGCTTTGGGGCCGAAGTGAAGCGCCGTATTATGTTGGGCACTTATGCGTTGAGCGCAGGATATTATGACGCCTATTACCTGAAAGCCCTCAAAGTCCGCCGCTTGATTCGCGGCGACTACGACGCAGCGTTCAAGCAAGTCGATCTGATCGCTGGCCCCGTGACAACGACGCCGGCGTTCAAGATCGGCGAAAAGATGGGCGATCCGCTGTCGATGTACTTAGTCGACCTGTACACCGTTAGCGCAAACCTCGCCGGCGTCGGTG
- the rpmB gene encoding 50S ribosomal protein L28, with amino-acid sequence MARQCEVCGKTAFMGNRVTTRGKAKYLGGVGTKVTGIARRTFKPNLQRVKVTVGRGTNTSMLVCSRCIRAGAVTKLIRRAPFKLTMEGGKGAKVASS; translated from the coding sequence ATGGCGCGGCAGTGCGAAGTTTGCGGCAAGACGGCGTTCATGGGCAATCGCGTAACCACCCGCGGAAAAGCGAAGTATTTGGGTGGCGTGGGAACAAAGGTCACTGGTATCGCTCGCCGGACATTCAAGCCGAATTTGCAGCGCGTCAAGGTCACGGTCGGGCGCGGCACGAATACTTCAATGCTCGTCTGCTCTCGCTGCATTCGCGCGGGGGCTGTGACCAAGCTCATCCGCCGTGCTCCGTTCAAGCTCACCATGGAAGGGGGTAAAGGAGCCAAGGTGGCGAGCAGTTGA